The proteins below come from a single Triticum aestivum cultivar Chinese Spring chromosome 5D, IWGSC CS RefSeq v2.1, whole genome shotgun sequence genomic window:
- the LOC123121863 gene encoding cationic amino acid transporter 5-like — MEPVGAPRDKPAAAARGYWRWRKDDFFPEPSFASWGAYRGALAATPARLRDRLLAGRSTDAAELGAMRRRSENEMRRCLTWWDLTWLGFGCHLGAGIFVLTGQEARDHAGPAVVLSYVVAGLSAMLSVLIYAEFAVEIPVAGGSFAYLRVELGDLAAFVAAANLILETVIGTAAVARAWTSYLASLVNRPVSALRVHVPSFGEGYDELDPIASAVILATAIMAMLSTKGSSRFNWVASTVHLLVLAFIIVAGFVHAKPCNLTPFVPYGVPGVFRSAAVVYFAYSGFDSIANMAEETKNPSRDIPLGLIGSMSVITAIYCTMALTLTMMQPYTAIDRSAAYSVAFAAVGMRWMQYVVAVGALKGMTTVLLVGALGNARYATHIARSHIIPPVFALVHPKTGTPIHATALITGASACVAFLSSLDVLASLLSISTLFIFVMIATALLVRRYHARGVTSRAHGRLLAALVLAIVGSSAGIAACWGSAPERWTGYAVLVPVWAAATLGVQLLLPVARVPTKWGVPLVPWLPSLSIATNIFLMGSLGASAFVRFGVCTAVMLLYYVLVGLHATYDVAHEEVDDAAADEKAAAATDVEKSGAGDAGR; from the coding sequence ATGGAGCCCGTGGGAGCGCCGCGAGACAAGCCAGCGGCCGCGGCGAGGGGCTACTGGCGGTGGCGCAAGGACGACTTCTTCCCGGAGCCGTCGTTCGCGAGCTGGGGCGCGTACCGGGGCGCGCTGGCCGCGACGCCCGCGCGGCTCCgggaccgcctcctcgccggccgctCCACCGACGCCGCGGAGCTCGGCGCGATGCGGCGCCGGAGCGAGAACGAGATGCGCCGCTGCCTCACCTGGTGGGACCTCACGTGGCTCGGCTTTGGCTGCCACCTCGGCGCCGGCATCTTCGTGCTCACCGGCCAGGAGGCCCGCGACCACGCGGGGCCCGCCGTCGTGCTCTCCTACGTCGTGGCCGGCCTCTCCGCGATGCTCTCCGTGCTCATCTACGCCGAGTTCGCCGTCGAGATCCCCGTGGCCGGCGGCTCCTTCGCGTACCTCCGCGTCGAGCTGGGCGACCTCGCGGCGTTCGTCGCCGCCGCCAACCTCATCCTCGAGACCGTCATCGGCACGGCCGCCGTGGCGCGCGCCTGGACGTCCTACCTCGCGTCGCTCGTCAACAGGCCGGTGAGCGCGCTCCGCGTGCACGTGCCGTCGTTCGGCGAAGGGTACGACGAGCTCGACCCCATCGCGTCGGCGGTGATCTTGGCCACGGCGATCATGGCCATGCTGAGCACCAAGGGCAGCTCCCGCTTCAACTGGGTGGCGTCAACGGTGCACCTGCTCGTGCTAGCGTTCATCATCGTGGCCGGGTTCGTCCACGCGAAGCCGTGCAACCTGACCCCGTTCGTGCCCTACGGCGTGCCGGGCGTGTTCCGGTCGGCGGCGGTCGTGTACTTCGCGTACAGCGGCTTCGACAGCATCGCCAACATGGCGGAGGAGACCAAGAACCCGTCCAGGGACATCCCGCTGGGTCTGATCGGGTCCATGTCGGTGATCACGGCCATCTACTGCACGATGGCGCTGACTCTGACCATGATGCAGCCGTACACGGCGATCGACCGGAGCGCGGCGTACTCGGTGGCGTTTGCCGCGGTGGGGATGCGGTGGATGCAGTACGTGGTGGCGGTGGGCGCGCTCAAGGGGATGACGACGGTGCTGCTGGTCGGGGCGCTGGGGAACGCGCGGTACGCGACCCACATCGCCCGGAGCCACATCATCCCGCCGGTGTTCGCGCTGGTGCACCCCAAGACCGGCACGCCCATCCACGCCACggcgctcatcaccggcgccagcGCGTGCGTCGCGTTCTTGTCCAGCCTCGACGTGCTCGCCAGCCTCCTCTCCATCAGCACGCTCTTCATCTTCGTCATGATAGCCACCGCGCTCCTCGTCCGCCGGTACCACGCGAGGGGCGTGACGAGCCGGGCGCACGGGCGGCTGCTCGCGGCGCTCGTGCTGGCGATCGTCGGGTCGTCGGCTGGCATCGCGGCGTGCTGGGGCTCGGCGCCGGAGCGGTGGACAGGCTACGCCGTGCTGGTGCCGGTGTGGGCCGCGGCGACGCTCGGGGTCCAGCTGCTGCTGCCGGTGGCCCGCGTGCCCACGAAGTGGGGCGTGCCGCTCGTGCCGTGGCTGCCTTCGCTCTCCATCGCCACCAACATCTTCCTCATGGGCTCCCTCGGCGCTTCGGCGTTCGTCCGCTTCGGCGTGTGCACCGCCGTCATGTTGCTCTACTACGTGCTCGTCGGCCTGCACGCCACGTACGACGTCGCGCACGAGGAGGTGGACGACGCTGCGGCTGatgagaaggcggcggcggccaccGACGTGGAGAAGTCTGGCGCCGGAGATGCTGGGCGCTAA